One window from the genome of Anaerococcus sp. Marseille-Q7828 encodes:
- a CDS encoding TIM-barrel domain-containing protein: protein MKLTRKLDQIIDYKSYVSLISESNEIRIYFLTNDILRVRASFNDNFKEKSYSLVSTFYEDDLDDFFGEERTRLNPISYKFSEDDDKAIISGGNLIVELTKDPFTLKVIDLDGKQIYKSLNDIGFYEDGNNRIINKFEIKDNDNFYGFGEKSGLINKKMTMMVNNPKDSMGYDPKHTDSLYKHIPFFIKLDGDTKRASGFFYHNTFINSFDMGKEKSNYWHRYATFKADGGDIDLFIINGPKINDVIERYTFLTGRSALLPKKSLGYLASSMYYAELPEQCDKAIEKFVDIARQEDFPIDGFQLSSGYTNYNSVDGPKRCVLTWDKKRFSNPSDFFQNMTEKGIVVSPNVKPGILKIHPKYDYFKENNMFLFDPFSEKEYIGNWWGGYGAFIDFTDPHTRDTWKDMLKTNLLEMGTASVWNDNCEYDSVFDDNVTSDYEGEKTTIARNRVIMSNIMCKITNDAIKELYENTRPFVVCRSGHSGIQRYAQTWAGDNYTSWDSLKYNVSTILGMGLSGVSNQGCDIGGFAGGAPSEELFVRWVQNGIFQPRFSIHSASTDNTVTEPWMFDNVKDIIRDAINLRYALSPYLYSLMYRASESGIPIMQATFALYQDDENTYNNGRDFFIGDNLFVSNILEKGEEKHEIYFPGKDENYYDFYNKKLYESGKTYSIDVDITSIPMFVKDGSIVPISKTKLMNLGKDEIKELYILIANGRDNTFTMYEDDGKTYNYKKGEYLKTNIKLISDKKTLIKFIKEGEFKSTIENIEIEMINKEKSPYYVKIGDRTLEQFLNRRLYNNAKEGWYYDNSSRSVIIKYANIEHDYDILVSFEDFDLVGM from the coding sequence ATGAAATTAACAAGAAAGCTTGATCAGATAATAGATTATAAAAGCTATGTATCTCTTATATCTGAATCTAATGAAATAAGGATTTATTTTTTAACAAACGATATCCTTAGGGTTAGGGCAAGTTTTAATGATAACTTCAAAGAAAAAAGTTATTCACTTGTCTCTACTTTTTATGAAGATGACTTAGATGATTTTTTTGGTGAAGAAAGAACTAGGCTTAATCCAATTAGTTATAAATTTTCTGAAGATGATGATAAAGCTATTATAAGTGGCGGTAATCTAATAGTTGAATTGACCAAAGATCCTTTTACTTTAAAAGTTATAGATTTAGATGGTAAACAAATATACAAATCTTTGAATGACATAGGATTTTATGAAGATGGAAACAATAGAATAATTAATAAATTTGAAATAAAAGATAATGATAATTTCTATGGATTTGGTGAAAAAAGTGGATTAATTAACAAAAAAATGACAATGATGGTTAACAATCCCAAGGATTCAATGGGATATGATCCTAAACATACTGACTCTTTATATAAACATATACCATTTTTTATAAAACTAGATGGAGATACCAAAAGAGCTAGTGGATTCTTTTACCATAATACTTTTATAAATTCATTTGATATGGGAAAAGAGAAAAGTAATTATTGGCATAGGTACGCTACTTTTAAGGCAGATGGCGGAGATATCGATTTATTTATTATCAACGGTCCTAAAATTAACGATGTTATTGAAAGGTATACCTTTTTAACTGGCAGGAGCGCTTTGCTTCCAAAGAAATCTTTAGGATATTTAGCAAGCTCTATGTATTATGCAGAGTTGCCTGAACAATGTGATAAAGCCATAGAAAAATTTGTTGATATAGCTAGGCAAGAGGATTTTCCTATAGATGGTTTCCAATTATCTAGTGGATACACCAACTACAATTCAGTTGACGGGCCTAAAAGATGTGTTTTAACTTGGGATAAAAAAAGGTTTTCTAACCCTAGTGATTTTTTTCAAAATATGACTGAAAAGGGAATAGTTGTTAGTCCTAACGTAAAGCCAGGCATTTTAAAAATCCATCCTAAGTACGATTATTTCAAAGAGAATAATATGTTCCTATTTGATCCTTTTAGCGAAAAAGAATATATAGGAAACTGGTGGGGAGGATATGGAGCTTTCATAGATTTTACAGATCCACATACACGCGATACTTGGAAAGACATGCTAAAAACCAATTTACTAGAAATGGGCACAGCTTCTGTTTGGAACGACAATTGTGAGTATGATTCTGTATTTGATGATAATGTGACTAGTGATTATGAAGGTGAAAAAACTACCATTGCCAGAAATAGAGTAATTATGAGCAATATTATGTGCAAGATTACCAACGATGCCATAAAAGAGCTATATGAAAATACTCGACCTTTTGTAGTTTGCAGATCCGGTCACTCAGGAATACAAAGATATGCTCAAACGTGGGCAGGAGATAATTATACTAGTTGGGATTCCTTAAAATACAATGTTTCCACAATTCTTGGTATGGGATTATCTGGTGTATCAAATCAAGGATGTGATATAGGTGGCTTTGCTGGAGGAGCACCAAGTGAAGAATTATTTGTTAGGTGGGTACAAAACGGAATCTTTCAACCAAGATTTTCGATCCACTCTGCAAGTACTGATAATACAGTAACAGAACCATGGATGTTTGATAATGTAAAAGATATCATTAGAGATGCAATAAATTTAAGATATGCCCTATCGCCTTACCTATATTCTCTAATGTATAGGGCAAGTGAATCTGGTATACCAATTATGCAAGCAACATTTGCTTTATATCAAGACGATGAAAATACTTATAATAATGGAAGAGATTTTTTCATTGGTGATAACCTCTTTGTTTCAAATATTCTTGAAAAAGGAGAAGAAAAACATGAGATATATTTCCCTGGAAAAGATGAAAATTATTATGATTTTTATAACAAAAAGTTATATGAATCAGGCAAGACCTATAGTATAGATGTGGATATTACTTCAATCCCAATGTTTGTAAAAGACGGTTCTATTGTACCTATTTCAAAAACAAAATTAATGAATCTAGGCAAAGATGAAATTAAGGAACTGTATATCCTAATCGCCAATGGCAGAGACAATACTTTTACTATGTATGAAGATGATGGAAAAACTTATAACTATAAAAAAGGCGAATACTTAAAAACTAATATAAAACTAATAAGTGATAAAAAAACGCTAATCAAATTTATAAAGGAAGGCGAATTTAAGTCTACTATAGAAAATATAGAAATTGAAATGATTAATAAAGAAAAATCTCCTTACTATGTAAAAATTGGAGATAGGACATTAGAACAATTTTTAAACAGGAGATTATATAATAATGCTAAAGAAGGTTGGTATTATGATAATTCATCACGTTCTGTAATTATAAAATATGCTAATATTGAACATGATTATGATATTTTAGTTTCTTTTGAAGACTTTGATTTGGTAGGTATGTAA
- a CDS encoding AraC family transcriptional regulator, with amino-acid sequence MFDKAAIFMNTGDSFSLERMKDVNTNMSQAHSHPYYELYYLLDGERIQVIDGKITRITKNEFVVIGPNVKHFSYGEKDIAFDRVLIYFTKDIFSSSELEKSFNPLLNNGFSAKESSLTRSYILELMNLALLNQNKLEKEKFKLIFNLLLISIIDLKDNILVKNTDMTALNIMAYIDKNYNKQITLDDIANQVYLNKYYMCKKFKKLTTYTIFEYLNTTRLTVAEKQLMETDKSITQISEEVGFNNLVSFNRAFKSKNKVSPSEFRKINNNSL; translated from the coding sequence ATGTTTGACAAAGCAGCCATTTTTATGAATACAGGTGACTCTTTTTCTTTAGAAAGAATGAAAGATGTTAATACAAATATGTCACAAGCTCACAGCCATCCATATTACGAACTCTACTATTTGCTTGATGGCGAAAGAATACAAGTCATAGATGGTAAAATTACGAGGATAACTAAAAATGAATTTGTTGTTATAGGTCCCAATGTTAAACATTTTTCTTATGGTGAAAAAGATATTGCTTTTGATCGAGTATTGATTTATTTTACCAAGGATATTTTTTCCTCTAGTGAATTAGAAAAATCTTTTAACCCTTTATTAAACAACGGTTTCAGTGCTAAAGAATCTTCTTTAACAAGATCCTACATTCTAGAACTAATGAATTTAGCTCTGTTAAATCAAAATAAACTAGAAAAAGAAAAATTTAAATTGATATTTAACTTGCTACTAATAAGTATAATAGATCTAAAAGATAATATCTTAGTAAAAAACACAGATATGACAGCTCTAAATATTATGGCCTATATAGACAAAAACTATAACAAGCAAATCACATTAGACGATATAGCTAACCAAGTCTATCTTAATAAGTATTATATGTGTAAAAAATTTAAGAAACTTACAACTTATACTATTTTTGAATATCTGAATACAACAAGACTAACCGTTGCAGAAAAACAGCTTATGGAAACCGATAAAAGTATTACTCAAATAAGCGAAGAGGTTGGTTTTAATAATTTAGTTAGCTTTAATAGAGCTTTTAAAAGTAAAAATAAGGTATCGCCTTCAGAGTTTAGAAAAATCAATAACAATTCTTTATAG
- a CDS encoding MIP/aquaporin family protein gives MRDIFVAEFVGTFLLILLGDGVVANVLTRKSGMAGAGPVQITLAWGLAVMIPATIFGAMSGAHFNPALTIALAFKGDIAWDTVLTYILGQMLGAMLGALLVYLLFKDHFDDTCEVDPAIVRGCFCTAPSIKNTGRNFLSEMVGTFVLVFAILGFGNVAGAGDVGMNYLYVNGLIVSVGMSLGGLTGYAINPARDLGPRIMYQILPFDKKVDAMWDYSWIPVVAPIVGGIIAVLCFNWVF, from the coding sequence ATGAGAGATATTTTTGTGGCAGAATTCGTAGGGACTTTTTTACTTATTTTATTAGGTGATGGAGTTGTTGCAAACGTACTTACACGTAAGTCAGGAATGGCTGGTGCAGGTCCAGTTCAAATCACTTTGGCATGGGGTCTTGCAGTAATGATTCCAGCTACTATATTTGGAGCAATGAGTGGTGCACATTTTAACCCAGCTTTAACTATTGCTCTTGCTTTTAAAGGTGATATAGCTTGGGATACAGTACTAACTTACATACTTGGCCAAATGCTAGGTGCTATGCTCGGTGCATTGTTAGTTTATTTACTATTCAAAGATCACTTTGATGATACTTGTGAAGTCGACCCAGCAATAGTACGCGGTTGCTTCTGTACAGCTCCTTCAATCAAAAATACAGGTAGAAATTTCCTATCTGAAATGGTTGGAACATTTGTATTAGTTTTTGCTATCCTTGGTTTTGGTAATGTAGCAGGCGCTGGCGATGTTGGAATGAATTATCTTTATGTAAACGGTCTTATAGTATCAGTTGGTATGTCTTTAGGTGGACTTACTGGTTATGCAATTAACCCTGCTCGTGACCTTGGTCCAAGAATTATGTATCAAATACTTCCTTTTGACAAAAAAGTTGACGCTATGTGGGATTATTCATGGATTCCAGTTGTTGCTCCAATAGTTGGTGGTATCATAGCTGTACTTTGTTTCAATTGGGTATTCTAA